One segment of Streptosporangium brasiliense DNA contains the following:
- a CDS encoding peptide MFS transporter, with the protein MTSGTQAREKTFFGQPRGLATLFGTEMWERFSWYGLRAILATFMAASPAMGGLGLTQQTATAIVGIYGALIYLVALPGGWVADRVLGARRAVLWGGFIIMCGHISMAVPVRTGVFVALGLLLIIIGTGLLKPNISAMVGKLYPEDDDARRDAGFSIFYLGINLGAFIAPVVVGWLAADGRWHLGFGAAAVGMALGLAQYVLGRPHLRGVGEEPGHRLTPQEHRHFVLASLSAAVVVAGALAVWMASGTFDLDTFALVMTVIIVVVPVVYFAYVLFGSHSLTEDERIRLKAYIWLFIAAAVFWMIYDLAPTVLLFFAQDKTDLSLFGVRITAATTQSFNPLFIMIFVPVFAALWIKLGNRVTAPQKFAFALFMIALSFVVMALAARSAAGGRISVWWLVLVYLVQVFGELSLSPVGLSVTAKLAPQAFKGQMLGVWFIAVSVGDAVGGQTARLKNYLSDPAYFLTLAAIAVVAGLALLAAVGRLRVMMREHHDAAGAGPPSHQR; encoded by the coding sequence ATGACATCGGGGACACAGGCACGTGAGAAGACTTTTTTCGGGCAGCCGCGGGGCCTCGCCACGCTGTTCGGCACCGAGATGTGGGAGCGCTTCAGCTGGTACGGCCTACGGGCCATCCTGGCCACCTTCATGGCCGCCTCCCCCGCCATGGGCGGCCTGGGCCTGACGCAGCAGACCGCCACCGCGATCGTCGGCATCTACGGCGCCCTCATCTATCTGGTGGCGCTGCCCGGCGGCTGGGTGGCCGACCGCGTCCTGGGCGCCCGCAGGGCGGTGCTGTGGGGCGGCTTCATCATCATGTGCGGCCACATCAGCATGGCCGTCCCCGTCAGGACGGGCGTCTTCGTCGCGCTCGGCCTGCTGCTCATCATCATCGGCACCGGGCTGCTGAAGCCGAACATCTCGGCGATGGTCGGCAAGCTCTATCCGGAGGACGACGACGCGCGCAGGGACGCGGGTTTCTCCATCTTCTATCTCGGCATCAACCTCGGCGCCTTCATCGCCCCCGTCGTCGTCGGCTGGCTCGCCGCCGACGGCCGGTGGCACCTGGGCTTCGGCGCTGCGGCGGTCGGCATGGCGCTGGGCCTGGCCCAGTACGTGCTGGGCCGGCCCCACCTCAGGGGCGTGGGCGAGGAGCCCGGCCACCGGCTGACCCCGCAGGAGCACCGGCACTTCGTCCTGGCCTCCCTGTCCGCCGCCGTCGTGGTCGCCGGCGCCCTGGCCGTCTGGATGGCGTCGGGCACCTTCGACCTCGACACCTTCGCGCTCGTGATGACGGTGATCATCGTCGTGGTCCCGGTGGTCTACTTCGCCTACGTGCTGTTCGGCAGCCACAGCCTGACCGAGGACGAGCGGATCCGGCTGAAGGCCTACATCTGGCTGTTCATCGCCGCCGCCGTCTTCTGGATGATCTACGACCTGGCCCCGACCGTGCTGCTGTTCTTCGCCCAGGACAAGACCGACCTGTCGCTGTTCGGCGTCCGGATCACGGCCGCGACCACGCAGTCGTTCAACCCGCTGTTCATCATGATCTTCGTGCCGGTCTTCGCCGCGCTCTGGATCAAGCTGGGCAACCGGGTGACCGCTCCGCAGAAGTTCGCCTTCGCGCTGTTCATGATCGCCCTGAGCTTCGTGGTCATGGCCCTGGCCGCCAGGTCCGCCGCGGGCGGGAGGATCTCGGTGTGGTGGCTGGTGCTGGTCTACCTCGTCCAGGTCTTCGGCGAGCTGTCGCTGAGCCCGGTCGGGCTCTCGGTCACCGCCAAGCTCGCCCCCCAGGCGTTCAAGGGGCAGATGCTCGGGGTGTGGTTCATCGCCGTCTCGGTGGGCGACGCCGTGGGCGGGCAGACCGCCCGGCTGAAGAACTACCTGTCGGATCCCGCGTACTTCCTGACGCTCGCGGCGATCGCCGTCGTGGCGGGCCTGGCGCTGCTGGCGGCCGTCGGCAGGCTCCGCGTCATGATGCGCGAGCACCACGACGCCGCGGGGGCCGGGCCCCCGTCACATCAAAGGTGA